One Perca flavescens isolate YP-PL-M2 chromosome 9, PFLA_1.0, whole genome shotgun sequence genomic window carries:
- the htr2b gene encoding 5-hydroxytryptamine receptor 2B: MSQAVVAPLEANNSQSGEAPEAQLKWAALLIVMVIIPTIGGNILVILAVSLERKLQNATNYFLMSLAVADLLVGLLVMPIALVTVLYNSGWPLPDPLCPIWLFLDVLFSTASIMHLCAISLDRYIAIKKPIQHSQYKSRAKAMVKIALVWLISICIAIPIPIKGLKNYHLPNNITFNSNHTCMLKTDTFWEFIMFGSLAAFFIPLTIMMVIYLLTVRVLRKKVYLLRSKVTQRFSYPTVSTVFQREQAATPPQTDQLNMLDSTLPRMQEKPYVGTTNSPTGDEMSFRRMSTMGKKSMQTLSNEQRASKVLGIVFLLFVVMWCPFFITNITSVLCTSCDVHVIARLMEIFVWVGYVSSGINPLVYTLFNKTFRQAFTRYITCNYETSASHGPGRHSRASNADRTLTRISFRSSMAENSKLFMKRGMKNGIGAVGYQSPLRCRQASVQSSGGVLLDTMLLTENEAGKQAEHVSCV, from the exons ATGTCTCAAGCTGTTGTGGCTCCACTTGAGGCTAACAACTCACAGTCAGGAGAAGCGCCTGAGGCTCAGCTGAAATGGGCTGCCCTGCTCATCGTTATGGTCATCATCCCCACTATTGGAGGAAACATCCTGGTCATTCTTGCGGTGTCACTTGAAAGAAAGCTGCAAAACGCTACCAACTACTTCCTGATGTCGCTTGCTGTGGCTGATCTGTTGGTGGGACTGCTAGTAATGCCCATTGCCCTCGTCACTGTTCTCTACA ACTCAGGCTGGCCTCTTCCGGATCCACTCTGCCCCATTTGGCTGTTCCTCGATGTGCTGTTTTCCACAGCATCTATCATGCACCTATGCGCCATTTCACTGGATCGCTACATTGCCATAAAGAAGCCAATCCAACACAGCCAGTACAAATCCAGAGCCAAAGCGATGGTGAAGATTGCACTGGTGTGGCTCATATCCATTT GTATCGCAATCCCTATTCCAATTAAGGGGCTTAAGAACTACCATCTTCCCAACAACATCACCTTCAACAGCAACCACACATGCATGCTGAAAACAGACACCTTCTGGGAGTTTATCATGTTTGGCTCCTTGGCGGCATTCTTCATCCCTCTGACCATCATGATGGTCATCTACCTACTTACTGTCCGGGTGTTGCGCAAAAAGGTTTATTTGCTCAGGTCAAAGGTGACTCAGCGCTTTAGCTACCCGACAGTCTCCACAGTTTTTCAAAGAGAACAGGCTGCGACTCCACCTCAAACTGATCAACTTAACATGCTGGATAGCACACTTCCCAGGATGCAAGAAAAACCATATGTAGGCACAACAAACTCTCCTACAGGAGATGAAATGTCCTTTCGGAGAATGTCAACAATGGGCAAGAAGTCAATGCAGACTCTGAGCAATGAGCAGCGCGCCTCAAAGGTGCTAGGCATCGTCTTCCTCCTGTTTGTAGTCATGTGGTGCCCGTTCTTCATCACTAATATCACCTCTGTGCTATGCACAAGCTGTGATGTTCATGTAATCGCCCGCCTGATGGAGATTTTTGTTTGGGTGGGTTATGTGTCATCAGGCATCAACCCGTTGGTCTACACCCTATTCAACAAAACTTTCAGGCAAGCGTTCACGCGTTACATCACCTGCAATTACGAAACCTCTGCTAGTCATGGGCCAGGAAGGCACTCAAGGGCATCAAATGCAGATCGGACCCTTACACGGATTTCATTCAGATCTTCCATGGCAGAAAACTCTAAACTGTTCATGAAGCGGGGAATGAAGAATGGCATTGGAGCAGTTGGCTACCAAAGTCCACTGAGGTGCCGACAAGCATCTGTACAGTCATCTGGTGGTGTTTTGTTAGACACAATGCTTCTGACTGAAAATGAAGCTGGTAAGCAGGCAGAACATGTTAGCTGTGTATAG